The following coding sequences lie in one Cryptococcus neoformans var. neoformans B-3501A chromosome 2, whole genome shotgun sequence genomic window:
- a CDS encoding hypothetical protein (Match to ESTs gb|CF192921.1|CF192921, gb|CF192911.1|CF192911, gb|CF188140.1|CF188140), with protein sequence MVAKNVAVTGASGLLGRAVAAYFISQGDQVISLANSRADRDPHYTKLDLMDQEAVKNFFGSNDIDFVVHCAAERRPDVAEADPEKAAKINAAVPAQLASLAKEQGFTLIYISTDYVFNGRNPPYEVNDTPDPLQMYGRQKLDGEKAVLAEHEKGAKVSVLRIPVLYGRTEYNAESAVNILRDVVEDQSGKTYKMDARQVRFPTNVEDIGRVLYDLAHLEKPLPPILHYASPAPALTKYDMTSIIAKHLNLPIDHVIKDTTVPTGATPRPENTQLSTKVLKELGIDVSEKKTFEDWWAEYVKEK encoded by the exons ATGGTAGCCAAAAACGTTGCAGTAACCGGTGCTAGTGGTCTTCTTGGACGAGCTGTTGCCGCCTACTTCATCTCCCAGGGTGACCAAGTCATCTCTCTCGCCAATAGCCGAGCTGATAGGGACCCTCACTACACCAAGCTCGACTTGATGGACCAGGAGGCTGTCAAAAATTTCTTCGGAAGCAACGACATAGACT TTGTCGTACACT GCGCTGCCGAGCGCCGCCCTGATGTTGCTGAGGCC GATCCCGAGAAAGCCGCAAAG ATTAATGCTGCTGTCCCTGCTCAGCTTGCTTCTCTTGCCAAAGAGCAAGGGTTCACTCTTATTTACATTTCCACTGACTATGTCTTCAATGGTCGCAA CCCTCCTTATGAGGTCAATGACACCCCTGACCCTCTTCAAATGTACGGTCGTCAAAAGCTCGACGGTGAAAAGGCTGTCCTCGCTGAGCATGAGAAGGGTGCAAAGGTCTCTGTTCTCCGAATCCCCGTTTTATACGGGAGGACAGAATACAATGCTGAATCCGCCGTCAACATCCTTCGAGATGTTGTCGAGGACCAGTCTGGCAAGACCTATAAGATGGATGCCAGACAAGTCAGATTCCCTACCAACGTGGAAGACATTGGCCGGGTGCTTTATGATCTGGCTC ACTTGGAGAAGCCACTCCCTCCCATTTTGCACTATGcttctccagctcctgctcTTACTAAATATGACATGACGAGTATCATTGCAAAGCATTTGAATCTCCCTATTGACCATGTTATTAAAGACACAACCGTTCCCACCGGTGCCACTCCTCGACCAGAAAACACTCAATTGAGTACCAAGGTCTTGAAGGAACTGGGCATCGATGTGAGCGAAAAGAAGACCTTTGAAGACTGGTGGGCAGAGTATGTCAAGGAAAAGTAG
- a CDS encoding hypothetical protein (HMMPfam hit to Nol1_Nop2_Sun, NOL1/NOP2/sun family, score: 469.0, E(): 5e-138), with translation MGRRAKNKQGPPAPLPGSIPERTESRRQKTKKRAPSAVTNEVASRGKALKGPGASVAGGRKKGVIVGRTGKMIKGPKRKKVDEVDEDSDLDEALQPGEYSSDEEEVEQPKTKKSKKSTEDESEGEEELARGPVKELVFSDSEEDEEEDDNLNDDDEALPKGQHNFDLDDAPPSDDDEEDLEMGDEFDMDEDEFGSEEEDEEDSAFASSGDEDADMAEDEDVQVGADEEDGIQTNLEDDLEETYTLPAVDNGGEEEEHEHGTSLREVENRMRWLVGVVLNKEEKVSKGVPGKSRSDHMLQLQHDIATYFGYNTFLVGKLMKLFAADEALAFFESNESPRPVTIRANTLRTRRRDLAQALINRGVTLEPIGKWSKVGLQVFESPVPIGATPEYLAGHYMLQAASSFLPVIALAPQPNERVLDMASAPGGKTTYISALLQNTGIVFANDSNKARTKSLTANVHRMGCKNVVVCNYDAREFPKVMGGFDRVLLDAPCSGTGVISKDASVKVNKTERDFQLLAHLQKQLILCAIDSVNPNSSTGGYVVYSTCSVTVDENESVVDYALRKRPNVKLVETGLDFGVHGFKSFEGKNFHSSVSLTRRFYPHKHNMDGFFVAKFKVEPRKKLTKAPVAEEDDSPQMIINEEGEIVPEETAKFDAAEDEELIRESKRKALKKKGIKVSVKGAENGRKGKGKAGKA, from the exons ATGGGTCGACGAGCCAAGAACAAGCAAGGACCTCCCGCTCCTCTCCCGGGATCTATTCCAGAGAGGACCGAAAGCAGACGtcaaaagacaaagaagcGGGCTCCTTCGGCTGTTACCAATGAAGTTGCAAGTCGCGGCAAGGCGCTCAAAGGCCCTGGAGCCTCGGTCGCTGgaggcagaaagaagggtgTCATTGTGGGGAGGACCGGGAAGATGATCAAAGGGCCTAAGCGTAAAAAAGTTGAcgaggtggatgaagaCAGCGACTTGGACGAAGCTTTGCAACCCGG AGAATATTCTagtgacgaggaggaggttgagcaGCCAAAGACTAAAAAGTCAAAGAAGTCCACGGAGGATGA GTcagaaggcgaggaagaactCGCTAGAGGCCCCGTGAAGGAACTTGTCTTTTCTGATTCcgaagaggacgaagaagaagatgacaacTTgaacgacgatgacgaggcTCTTCCCAAGGGCCAACACAATTTCGATCTTGATGATGCCCCTCCTTCcgacgatgacgaagaggacTTGGAAATGGGTGATGAATTTGAcatggacgaggatgagttCGGatctgaagaggaagacgaggaagattcTGCATTTGCTTCTTCaggtgatgaggatgccGACATggcagaagatgaggatgtacAAGTTGGCGcggacgaagaagacggaatTCAAACAAATCTTGAGGATGACCTTGAAGAGACGTACACTTTACCGGCCGTGGATaatggtggagaagaggaagaacatgAGCATGGTACCAGCTTGAGAGAAGTGGAGAACaggatgagatggttgGTAGGTGTTGTTTTGAacaaggaagagaaggtcTCAAAGGGCGTTCCCGGCAA ATCCAGATCAGACCACATGCTTCAACTCCAGCACGATATTGCGACTTACTTCGGCTACAACACTTTCCTTGTTGGCAAGCTTATGAAGCTTTTCGCTGCTGACGAAGCCCTCGCTTTCTTTGAATCCAACGAATCTCCTCGACCTGTCACTATCCGAGCTAACACCCTTCGTACCCGTAGACGCGACCTTGCCCAGGCCCTCATCAACCGAGGCGTCACTCTAGAACCCATTGGTAAATGGTCCAAGGTCGGACTGCAGGTTTTCGAATCCCCTGTTCCTATCGGTGCCACACCAGAATACTTGGCTGGTCACTACATGCTTCAggccgcttcttctttcctccccgTCATCGCACTTGCCCCTCAACCCAATGAACGTGTCCTCGACATGGCTTCCGCTCCCGGCGGTAAGACCACCTACATCTCCGCCCTCCTTCAAAACACAGGTATCGTTTTTGCCAATGACTCTAACAAGGCTCGAACAAAGAGTCTTACGGCAAATGTACACAGAATGGGATGTAAGAACGTTGTAGTTTGCAATTATGACGCGAGAGAGTTCCCCAAGGTGATGGGAGGGTTCGATAGGGTGTTGCTGGACGCGCCATGTAGTGGAACAGGTGTCATCAGTAAAGATGCTAGTGTCAAGGTTAACAAG ACCGAAAGGGACTTCCAACTTCTCGCTCACCTTCAAAAGCAACTGATTCTTTGTGCCATTGACTCTGTCAACCCGAATTCTTCCACAGGCGGTTATGTCGTCTATTCTACTTGTTCTGTTACTGTGGACGAGAATGAGAGTGTCGTAGATTACGCATTGAGAAAGAGACCCAATGTCAAACTCGTCGAAACGGGCTTGGACTTTGGTGTCCACGGGTTCAAAAGCTTCGAGGGCAAGAACTTCCACTCTAGTGTTTCTCTTACCAGACGT TTCTACCCCCATAAACATAATATGGACGGTTTCTTTGTGGCCAAGTTCAAGGTCGAACCTCGCAAGAAACTCACCAAGGCTCCTGTTgccgaagaggatgacAGCCCGCAAATGATTATCaacgaggaaggagagatcGTACCAGAGGAAACAGCCAAATTCGATGcggcagaggatgaggaattGATTAGGGAAAGCAAGAGGAAGGCTCTAAAGAAAAAGGGCATCAAGGTCTCGGTGAAGGGAGCggagaatggaagaaaggggaaaggaaaggcaGGGAAGGCCTAA
- a CDS encoding hypothetical protein (Match to EST gb|CF183251.1|CF183251; HMMPfam hit to NTF2, Nuclear transport factor 2 (NTF2) domain, score: 117.5, E(): 3e-32), with product MASTQPPVAAPDQSKIRPQDVGWQFVPQYYNFVNSQPHRLHCFYNKRSTFIHGEEGEDVTPAFGQQEIHDRILQIGYNQCKVYIHSMDSQSSADGGIIILVLGELSNNHQSWRKFSQTFFLAEQPGGYFVLNDIFRYLREDVDEDESAPQETVQPQEEPAQPEVAAEKLPEATTVTQEPAEDPVPEPAPVSAPAEVVVDAVPEEAEIAAVPDKDVAPEQEPPVVKEPEAAPEPVEETPKPAASVTESIASPAPAAPIPAAKAASPSPAAPKAAAPTTNGSSPASTTPAAPSKPMTWASMAASNVWGKTASPSATAPAPAPAPAPAAAPAPGPAQPKKDEKPAPAAGTGQGQRRQQTIDPSKVQTAHCFVKLPNWSPDSQSSSDFLTDAELSKIASRFGEVKSTEIVKSKACAFVEFARVESARKAIQHSLPVEQGGEGGTKFPNGTLYFEPRKEKDDRPKAKGQRTGGQQGQGQGQRQVNGGAGGRGGRGPRGRGGQGNQGDRQPQK from the exons ATGGCATCCACTCAGCCCCCAGTCGCAGCTCCTGACCAGTCAAAGATCAGGCCTCAAGACGTCGGATGGCAGTTCGTCCCTCAGTACTA CAACTTTGTCAATTCTCAGCCACACCGTCTCCACTGTTTCTACAACAAGCGTTCAACATTTATCCAcggcgaggagggtgaggaCGTGACTCCGGCATTCGGGCAGCAG GAAATTCACGACCGTATACTTCAGATTGGCTACAACCAATGCAAAGTCTACATCCACTCTATGGACTCCCAGTCCTCCGCCGATGGTGGTATCATTATCTTGGTCCTGGGTGAACTCTCCAACAACCACCAATCCTGGAGAAAATTCTCCCAAacctttttccttgccGAGCAACCTGGCGGTTACTTTGTGCTCAACGACATCTTCCGATATTTGAGagaggatgttgatgaggacgaaTCTGCTCCCCAGGAGACTGTTCAGCCTCAGGAGGAACCTGCCCAGCCAGAGGTTGCGGCTGAGAAGCTTCCCGAGGCGACGACCGTCACTCAGGAGCCTGCCGAGGACCCTGTCCCCGAACCCGCCCCTGTCAGCGCTCCCGCGgaagttgttgttgacgcCGTCCCCGAGGAGGCCGAGATTGCAGCTGTGCCTGACAAGGACGTCGCTCCGGAGCAGGAGCCTCCTGTTGTCAAGGAGCCTGAAGCCGCTCCTGAGCCAGTTGAGGAGACCCCTAAACCTGCCGCTTCGGTTACCGAATCCATCgcttctcctgctcctgctgcACCTATTCCTGCCGCCAAGGCCgcttctccctcccctGCAGCCCCCAAGGCTGCTGCTCCCACTACTAATGGTTCTTCTCCCGCTTCGACCACCCCCGCTGCTCCTTCCAAGCCAATGACTTGGGCATCCATGGCCGCTTCTAATGTATGGGGTAAGACAGCTAGTCCATCTGCCACCGCCCCCGCTCCCGCGCCTGCTCCTGCGCCTGCAGCTGCCCCTGCCCCCGGTCCTGCGCAGCCCAAGAAGGACGAAAAGCCCGCACCTGCCGCTGGTACCGGTCAGGGACAAAGACGACAGCAGACTATAGACCCTTCCAAGGTTCAGACGGCCCACTGTTTTGTCAAG CTCCCTAACTGGTCCCCTGACTCGCAGAGCTCATCCGACTTCCTTACCGATGCCGAGCTTTCCAAGATTGCTTCTCGATTCGGTGAGGTAAAGTCTACCGAAATCGTCAAGAGCAAAGCTTGTGCCTTTGTCGAGTTCGCTCGAGTGGAGTCTGCCCGAAAGGCCATCCAGCACTCCTTGCCCGTCGAGCAAGGTGGTGAGGGCGGTACTAAATTCCCCAACGGTACTTTGTATTTCGAACCccgaaaggagaaggacgatAGACCCAAGGCCAAGGGACAAAGGACCGGTGGCCAGCAAGGCCAGGGTCAGGGCCAGAGGCAGGTTAACGGCGGTGCTGGCGGTCGAGGCGGCAGGGGCCCCAGGGGACGAGGAGGTCAGGGTAACCAGGGTGATAGGCAACCTCAAAAGTAA
- a CDS encoding hypothetical protein (Match to EST gb|CF192897.1|CF192897; HMMPfam hit to Nin1_C, 26S proteasome non-ATPase regulatory subunit Nin1/mts3, score: 113.5, E(): 4.9e-31) produces MSFDLQQALAQLQSAYDASSEQVSTQLAKLKLELAQSGLYFAPPSADPQDLIAARSILEIGAFQSLRQGDLKSYARYNFALQPFYDNLRDIIPASPNRPVTLGLHLLGLLSENLLTEFHTLLETLKPEELNDSFVRLPVDLERWLMEGSYNKVYRARDRVPRPEFEFLLERLMGTVRGQIASTIESSYPSLPLQHAATLLFFKSGETSSLTDFAFARGWSLSPNTQTFSFPRSSKPDIALAAAESSSDVSSATIDKLKGTGVVRGVPMETMVGPALRLAQQLEAIV; encoded by the exons ATGTCCTTCGATCTCCAGCAAGCACTCGCACAGCTCCAGAGCGCCTACGATGCGTCCTCGGAACAGGTCTCTACCCAGCTCGCAAAGCTCAAG CTCGAGCTAGCGCAGTCAGGCTTATATTTTGCTCCGCCTTCTGCCGACCCCCAGGATCTTATTGCCGCTCGATCCATACTTGAAATCGGCGCATTCCAGTCTCTTCGACAAGGCGACCTCAAGTCCTATGCCCGTTACAACTTTGCCCTCCAACCATTCTACGACAACCTTAGGGATATCATCCCTGCATCTCCAAATAGACCAGTGACCTTGGGGCTCCATCTCTTAGGGCTGCTGAGTGAAAATCTGTTGACAGAGTTTCACACATTGTTGGAGACCCTTAAGCCTGAAGAGTTGAATGACTCATTTGTGAGATTACCAGTGGACCT TGAACGATGGTTGATGGAAGGATCATATAACAAGGTGTACCGTGCCAGAGATCGTGTCCCGAGACCAGAATTCGAATTTCTGCTTGAAAGGCTCATGGGCACTGTCCGTGGCCAAATTGCCTCCACCATAGAGTCTTCCTACCCTTCTTTACCCCTTCAACATGCCGCtacccttctcttcttcaaatcgGGCGAAACCTCCTCTCTCACAGACTTTGCCTTTGCTCGAGGATGGTCACTTTCACCTAACACTCAGACATTCAGCTTCCCTCGCTCAAGCAAGCCGGATATTGCCCTTGCCGCTGCAGAAAGTAGCAGCGATGTTTCATCGGCCACAATTGATAAGCTTAAGGGCACCGGTGTTGTTCGAGGAGTGCCGATGGAGACCATGGTGGGGCCTGCGTTGAGGTTGGCTCAACAGTTGGAAGCTATCGTGTAA
- a CDS encoding hypothetical protein (Match to EST gb|CF192096.1|CF192096; HMMPfam hit to Tyr_Deacylase, D-Tyr-tRNA(Tyr) deacylase, score: 182.5, E(): 8.3e-52), which yields MKAVLQRVINASVTVDGKIISSIGKGLLVLVGIDRYDEPQDATRIIKKILTARLWEDENGVAWKKNVKDIDGEVLCVSQFTLLAGFKGAKPDFHESMSTVPGNAFYSSFLKEIKTAYDPSKVQDGQFGAMMQVSLTNDGPVTILLSSKDKPEKSGTTTSTPSATASGISTPLEGKKKNKGRGKLLTEIKADQQLGETNGADFSGTSLSAQQEQGVSAAEDEIGKLSVNENTSSR from the exons ATGAAGGCGGTTCTTCAGCGAGTGATCAATGCGTCCGTCACAG TGGACGGCAAGATTATTTCATCGATAGGTAAAGGTCTTCTTGTTCTGGTCGGTATCGATCGGT ATGACGAGCCGCAGGATGCTACTCGAATCATCAAGAAGATCCTGACTGCCCGACtatgggaagatgagaacgGCGTAGCCTGGAAAAAGAACGTGAAAGACATTGACGGAGAAGTGCTCTGCG TCTCTCAATTCACACTGTTGGCTGGCTTCAAGGGAGCTAAACCCGATTTCCATGAATCAATG TCCACAGTCCCAGGAAATGCATTTTACAGTTCTTTCTTGAAGGAAATCAAAACGGCGTACGATCCATCCAAGGTTCAAG ATGGTCAATTTGGCGCGATGATGCAGGTATCACTGACCAATGAT GGTCCAGTaaccatccttctctcttcaaaGGACAAACCGGAAAAAAGCGGGACTACCACTTCCACTCCGTCAGCAACCGCTAGTGGTATTTCAACACCCCTGGaaggcaaaaagaagaacaaaggaagagggaaacTTCTGACGGAGATCAAAGCTGATCAACAACTCGGAGAGACAAACGGCGCTGATTTCTCGGGGACCTCTCTCTCAGCTCAACAAGAGCAAGGTGTCAGTGCagcagaagatgagatTGGCAAATTGAGTGTCAATGAAAATACGTCATCACGGTGA
- a CDS encoding hypothetical protein (Match to EST gb|CF190974.1|CF190974), which translates to MWWLEAAPGGMPSAILALLLTALSLMPFEGLARKTSTGNSEFIGCLDGSLSLLAGSHQIKKEAAEKSYYDCSAACVETGAYPYSYFTDLGKGVQKCYCSSIGPRPSDYVVQPVGSFGCQLGQTRAALTQTDHHFIICSSGFIGSFSRAGTYSSPLDCLDACGEDEGALFLPTYNGFSCRCGGVTSVKSIAACGAPNAEFSYVYKPAKSPKASKSKASFGTGRKKLGKGSKNRLDSQEGVKKYDNPCDDPDSILGYCGFGEEDNPVFHDRTLA; encoded by the exons ATGTGGTGGCTGGAAGCTGCACCTGGCGGGATGCCTAGTGCAATATTAGCACTCCTTCTGACAGCTCTTTCACTTATGCCATTTGAGGGCTTGGCTCGAAAGACATCTACTGGGAATTCGGAATTTATTGGTTGTTTAGACGGTTCCTTGTCGCTGTTGGCAGGAAGTCATCAGATAAAGAAAGAGGCGGCAGAAAAGTCGTATTATGATTGCTCT GCCGCTTGTGTAGAAACTGGCGCGTACCCATACTCCTACTTCACCGACCTGGGGAAGGGCGTCCAAAAGTGTTATTGCTCTTCGATAGGCCCCAGACCTTCGGATTATGTGGTTCAGCCGGTTGGGTCATTCGGTTGTCAATTGGGACAAACTAGA GCGGCCCTCACACAGACCGATCACCACTTCATCATTTGCTCTTCAGGTTTCATAGGATCCTTTTCCAGAGCTGGCACTTATTCGTCGCCTCTGGATTGCCTTGATGCTTgcggagaggatgagggtgcgctctttcttcccaCATACAATGGCTTCTCCTGCCGGTGCGGAGGCGTCACTTCTGTCAAGAGTATTGCAGCTTGCGGTGCTCCCAATGCAGAGTTCTCATACGTTTATAAGCCAGCAAAGAGTCCAAAGGCGTCTAAATCCAAGGCGTCTTTTGGGacagggagaaagaaattAGGCAAGGGATCGAAAAATCGATTGGATTCGCAAGAGGGTGTCAAGAAATACGACAATCCG TGCGATGATCCAGATTCCATACTAGGTTACTGTGGttttggtgaagaagataatCCAGTTTTCCATGACCGTACTCTGGCATGA
- a CDS encoding hypothetical protein (HMMPfam hit to Peptidase_M3, Peptidase family M3, score: 471.8, E(): 6.8e-139), with protein MRLTDRTLIQASAIVQRIVVAPQDPTGRELRLVVKNLDRLSDILCGVIDMCELIRNVHPHQDWVNQSDRTHQILCSFMNELNATRGLYESLAKAIAHPFNDPLTTSELRVARIFLTDFERSGIHLPPSVRERFVKHSDALLFLGRSFLSSASSGPSTVPHIEIPDPHRLLTGLGRQFVDSLPRTGRNGQAVIEPGSWEAQMILRYAREGRARELVYVGGMRADKKRISVLEAMLKERAELASVLGKNNWAEVVLVDKMTKTPENVMRFLTSLAQHHQPVARAEVDMLRRMKATALTGNYFDPRNSRTRHLPLFHAWDRDYYSDKYLTSLIPTGSPPSISPYLSTGTVMSGLSRIFSRLYGISFKPAVVSPGEVWHPSVRRLDVVHEEEGLIGVIYCDFFSRIGKSSGAAHYTVRCSRRVDDDDIDGDGLPEDWDKPYGPGLEADKESLSGKPGKYQLPIIALSMDVGTVNEGRPALLNWQELETLFHEMGHAIHSMIGRTEYHNVSGTRCATDFVELPSILMEHFVSSPEVLSTLAFHHATGEPLPIPVIEAHLALNQSLSALETHGQIAMALLDQKYHTLRHGQDSFDSTAIWFQLQQEIGVIQPVPGTAWQMQFGHLYGYGATYYSYLFDRAIAGKIWSTLFHRSGTSQAYDRKAEGILSREGGELLKEKVLKWGGGRDPWEMVGDVIGGVEGDELSKGDERALALVGSWSVV; from the exons ATGCGCCTGACAGATCGTACTCTGATTCAGGCCTCAGCGATCGTCCAACGCATCGTCGTGGCTCCCCAGGATCCCACTGGTCGAGAACTAAGGCTTGTGGTGAAGAACCTAGATAGGCTGAGCGATATACTTTGCGGAGTGATTGATATGTGCGAACTCATTCGGAATGTCCATCCCCACCAAGACTGGGTGAATCAGAGCGATCGGACCCACCAGATACTATGTAGCTTCATGAACGAGCTCAATGCAACCCGGGGTCTTTACGAG TCACTTGCAAAGGCGATTGCGCATCCTTTCAATGACCCATTGACTACTTCAGAGCTTAGGGTTGCCCGTATTTTCCTCACAGATTTCGAGCGATCAGGTATACATCTTCCGCCCTCTGTTCGCGAAAGGTTTGTGAAGCACTCGGACGCTTTACTCTTCCTCGGTcgttccttcctctcttccgcaTCATCGGGCCCATCCACAGTTCCCCATATAGAAATCCCCGATCCTCATCGCTTACTTACGGGACTGGGTCGCCAGTTTGTTGATTCATTACCACGAACAGGTCGAAATGGACAGGCTGTTATCGAACCTGGAAGCTGGGAGGCACAAATGATCCTGAGGTACGCAAGAGAGGGCCGGGCGCGAGAGCTGGTGTACGTCGGCGGAATGAGGGCCGACAAAAAGAGAATTAGCGTGCTGGAAGCGAtgttgaaggaaagagcTGAACTAGCCAGCGTCCTTGGGAAGAACAATTGGGCGGAGGTTGTTCTAGTCGATAAGATGACAAAAACACCGGAAAATGTGATGCGCTTCTTGACCTCCCTCGCTCAGCACCATCAACCCGTTGCTAGAGCAGAAGTGGATATGTtaagaagaatgaaagcTACTGCTCTGACTGGAAATTACTTTGACCCACGAAATTCTCGGACACGACATCTTCCCCTGTTCCATGCCTGGGATAGGGATTATTATAGCGACAAGTACCTTACATCCCTCATTCCTACAGGTTCGCCGCCTTCTATTTCTCCTTATCTTTCAACTGGCACAGTGATGTCAGGCCTTTCCCGCATCTTCTCAAGACTTTACGGTATCTCCTTCAAACCAGCTGTCGTCTCACCTGGAGAAGTTTGGCATCCTTCTGTCCGGCGGCTGGATGTAGTgcacgaagaagaagggctCATTGGTGTCATATATTGtgactttttttctcgCATTGGAAAATCTTCTGGAGCAGCCCATTACACTGTGAGATGCTCAAGAAGggtggatgatgacgatatAGATGGTGATGGGTTACCAGAAGACTGGGATAAACCATATGGCCCTGGATTAGAAGCTGATAAGGAGTCTTTATCAGGCAAGCCAGGAAAATACCAACTGCCTATCATCGCATTGTCAATGGATGTCGGTACAGTGAATGAAGGAAGACCTGCGCTCTTGAATTGGCAGGAATTGGAGACTTTGTTTCATGAAATGGGACATGCAATCCATT CCATGATTGGTCGGACAGAGTACCACAATGTTTCTGGAACAAGATGTGCCACGGATTTTGTGGAGCTTCCTTCAATACTGATGGAGCATTTTGTTTCATCACCAGAAGTCCTCAGCACTTTGGCGTTCCATCATGCCACCGGCGAACCTCTACCTATCCCCGTTATCGAGGCCCATCTAGCTCTCAATCAGTCCCTAAGCGCCCTCGAGACTCATGGACAGATCGCAATGGCTCTTTTGGATCAGAAATATCATACGCTACGTCATGGACAGGATTCTTTTGATTCTACTGCTATTTGGTTCCAACTTCAGCAAGAAATAGGAGTCATCCAACCAGTGCCCGGAACAGCTTGGCAAATGCAGTTTGGTCATCTGTACGGATATGGAGCGACGTATTACTCTTATCTATTTGACCGCGCCATTGCGGGTAAGATATGGTCCACCTTGTTTCATCGCTCGGGGACCTCCCAAGCTTATGACCGAAAGGCTGAAGGAATACTGAGtagggagggaggagaatTGTTAAAAGAGAAAGTCCTAAAATGGGGTGGAGGTAGGGATCCATGGGAGATGGTAGGCGACGTGATTGGGGGCGTAGAAGGTGATGAGTTAAGtaaaggagatgagagggCATTGGCACTGGTTGGAAGCTGGAGTGTCGTATGA